TTAGGCCTCTTAGAAGTATCATTTGAGGAGAATTCTTCACTGGCCATCGTAGCACCATGAATACCATCCCTACCAGTCTTCGCACCAACATAAATTATGATATTCCCAACACCTTCAGCTTTTGCATAAAAAATCTTATCTTTTTTCACCAAACCAAGTGCAAAGGCATTGACCAAAGGGTTTTTTTGATAACATTCATTAAAAAACACCTCCCCTCCGATCGTAGGCACACCAAAACAGTTACCATACCCGGCAATCCCAGCCACAACCCCTTCAAAGATATGTTTTGTTTCGTTGTTATCCAATTTTCCAAACCTCAATGAGTTCATAGCTGCTACAGGCCTTGCACCCATAGTAAAGACATCCCTCAAAATACCACCAACCCCTGTAGCTGCCCCTTGATAAGGCTCTATATAAGAAGGGTGATTATGGCTTTCTATTTTAAAACATGCACATATATCCCCATCTATCTCTATTATTCCTGCATTTTCACCTGGCCCTTGAACAACCCATGGAGCAGTCGTTGGAAACTTTTTAAGATGTATTTTACTACTTTTATAACTACAATGCTCACTCCACATCGCTGAAATAATACCCAATTCGATATAATTAGGTGTCCTACCCAAAAGTTTCTTAGCCATTTCAAATTCCTCTGGTTTTAACCCCATCTCCTGGGCTATTTTGACATCTACTTTTGGGAATCCAAATTTATCATAAACACTCATATTACACCCTTTTCCAGAAATTTTTTAATCGATCTAAAAATATGGATTCCATCTTCAGACCCCAACACCCTTTCCGAAGCTCTTTCAGGATGGGGCATCATACCCAAGACATTGCCATTTTTGTTTATAATACCTGCAATATTATAAACAGAACCATTAGGATTTGACTCCTCATCAACAACTCCTGATTCAGAACAGTATCTAAATATAATCTGATTGTTCTCCTTAAGTTCTTCGAGCCCTTTTTGGTCTATATAGTAGTTTCCATCCATGTGGGCTATTGGAATCTTTAAAACCTCACCAACGGTATAAAGGTAAGTAAAAGGTGTGTTTATATGTTCAACAGAAATACTTACATTTCTACATATAAACTTTAGATTTTTATTTCTCATTAATGCTCCGGGTAACAAACCTGTTTCTGTCAATATCTGAAA
The sequence above is drawn from the Calditerrivibrio sp. genome and encodes:
- the purQ gene encoding phosphoribosylformylglycinamidine synthase subunit PurQ; protein product: MKAGVVVFPGSNCDYDCYYVLKDIVGFDTDFIWHKDKKIKKYDLVVLPGGFSFGDYLRCGAIASKSPIMDAVVDFAEKGGFVIGICNGFQILTETGLLPGALMRNKNLKFICRNVSISVEHINTPFTYLYTVGEVLKIPIAHMDGNYYIDQKGLEELKENNQIIFRYCSESGVVDEESNPNGSVYNIAGIINKNGNVLGMMPHPERASERVLGSEDGIHIFRSIKKFLEKGVI